In Quercus lobata isolate SW786 chromosome 12, ValleyOak3.0 Primary Assembly, whole genome shotgun sequence, a genomic segment contains:
- the LOC115971816 gene encoding glycine-rich protein A3-like encodes MGGGKDKHDESDKGLFSQLAHAAQSGHGGHGYPPGGQYPGAYPPQQHGYPQQHGYPPQGYPPQGYPPQGYPPQGYPQQGYPQQGYPPSGYPGPSAPHQSGHGGGMGGLLAGGAAAAAAAYGAHQISHGSHGSHGYGYGSQGYGSLGGFSHGGMGHGKFKHGKHGKFKHGKHGKFKKWK; translated from the exons atggggGGTGGAAAAGATAAGCATGATGAATCTGACAAAGGGTTATTCTCACAACTGGCTCATGCCGCACAGAGTGGTCATGGAGGCCATGGATATCCTCCAGGAGGTCAGTACCCTGGAGCATATCCTCCACAACAACATGGTTATCCACAACAACATGGTTATCCACCACAAGGATACCCACCACAAGGATACCCTCCACAAGGATACCCACCACAGGGATACCCTCAACAAGGCTACCCACAGCAAGGCTACCCACCATCTGGCTATCCTGGCCCATCTGCTCCACATCAGTCAG gaCATGGCGGCGGCATGGGAGGATTGCTAGCTGGGGGTGCTGcggctgctgctgctgcttaTGGTGCTCATCAAATCTCTCATGGCTCACATGGCTCACATGGCTATGGCTATGGCTCACAGGGCTATGGCTCACTTGGCGGCTTTTCACACGGTGGTATGGGTCATGGCAAGTTCAAGCATGGAAAGCATGGCAAGTTCAAGCACGGCAAGCATGGCAAGTTCAAGAAGTGGAAGTAA